A genomic region of Planctomycetota bacterium contains the following coding sequences:
- a CDS encoding PQQ-binding-like beta-propeller repeat protein — MTDDQLVRLVQETPPEELSASQLALLRQRLPFSHELRGAIREQIRLEQLLNTALGRYGVDVTAVLERAARLRRRRRLIAVALAAAVLVPLSFIGYRVANRPASDEAGHVVAVNTGPTKPVGGATDNKQPNAAVMPDADPGPANNEPAMPKPIAVPVVPATGAGGQAAPWVETLARPVRPIAQACYDELPFDTSGRAANDLSQWWQTLSGSSQSATRRRVNGLSMRGRFRLLAPWTPGTVWRINVGQPSDFQLHLWAGQQGVTLDYFEKPYLGWAAYQATRGGAQPTPDALSLTTHDEQRYARLGRGVVELRYQAAHIVLSRGQIPLLIVPLAEAPQEVILDSGKDTAFLAGMELLRSEPFSFTVPTPRTVVATPQERDWQTSLPQGAIWSPAPNGTLSLTATNPDRDVRAWFPVDVTRPTEFLFRIESSTPQTAVYLGDTDGKPRVGVAFVAAQNSRGHAYTFTRSLDSRNELKFNRDKTPIQTWTARPFWLRLAVAGGAVRCAISEDGQTWTRMFEPIREPQGRIASVGLYGNSGKGQRQLVVRSIELARPPTLNLFVEADILDQVRKSAPTQGTLDAWLKTVLAARPKNVAAEAWTAACAVEALAAGADGVLGSGLANGLLEAVETSALSEDDRVRQLDALGGLIDLSMGVLSNKWIDTYTAVALAAGEDRVRSPYDLIEPSLIGTSSVAVSTQSFFIDRLLRRQLIELVMRDDWNLVHQFCRQLHFFGGRSYSDGARGHPEDRLPLEREQTMRLADWAAALAVRNLPEDQLHEQRPPTAVPTQWRHPLVEQLGKESFNVLADFEAAVSGGALKDACQVLNHLTLGQLDGLIPRKRDPDWLTPLPEAVAAIMRDEPGLRQTMEQEFGSVAQLRFRQAANEADAETVALVALQFPGTTAAAEAHLWLGDRALAAGDAQQAARYYQLADNESLAMRRNDLRWRRELATAALGQPTPSLPSAPLTLGDESMSPEEAARLVAQLRRAAPSPDVSGSVTAARRKELAVPGPFACRAENLHKLEGSVGDKPEQMSRVDIDGFGWQLATTQVDDRLLVSNRFQISAYDLEKGTRLWTAPSTSPGSAAAHLLTAMKPAVRGNQVFARRLTTGGADVVCLDLSDGHPLWKTPDTIQPVSDPFPVGSSVVLVTAAWPQADTVQLSLTRLNAQSGNVEAEWPLLQLRDVWKRETPCHAARRDDLLVVATGGVVVATTLDGQLRWLRRQAWTGGMLDNKTQTWRAQPPLIVGDRVIVSQPGVPLVSCFDLPTGERHWQRVEFETLEYLTLTDKTTLIRTRDRLLAVANDSGDLQWQRTIAPESGAALVDARRILLAQPGLVDKARVTLTWFDAGSGQSLAAMTLNELTGQRPTCGALVALRGRLWGLVAGERRDPYRSLAEMKRAEDVALQPGSPLPASWVAEIQRTSDKSKQK, encoded by the coding sequence ATGACTGACGACCAGCTTGTCCGGCTGGTGCAAGAGACGCCGCCCGAGGAACTTTCCGCCAGCCAGTTGGCTCTGCTCAGGCAGCGACTGCCGTTCTCGCACGAACTGCGCGGGGCGATTCGCGAGCAGATTCGCCTGGAGCAATTGCTCAACACGGCGCTGGGGCGCTACGGCGTCGATGTGACTGCGGTTCTTGAACGAGCCGCGCGCCTGCGCCGCCGGCGACGACTGATCGCGGTCGCGCTGGCCGCCGCGGTGCTCGTGCCGCTTTCGTTTATTGGCTACCGCGTCGCGAATCGGCCGGCAAGCGACGAGGCCGGACATGTCGTGGCCGTGAACACCGGTCCGACGAAACCCGTCGGCGGCGCGACGGACAACAAGCAACCCAACGCGGCCGTCATGCCCGACGCCGATCCCGGGCCGGCAAACAACGAACCGGCCATGCCCAAGCCAATCGCAGTCCCGGTAGTGCCCGCAACCGGTGCTGGGGGCCAGGCGGCGCCGTGGGTCGAGACGCTGGCGCGGCCGGTGCGGCCGATTGCCCAGGCGTGTTACGACGAATTGCCGTTCGACACCTCGGGGCGCGCGGCGAACGATCTGAGCCAATGGTGGCAGACGCTGTCGGGCTCGTCCCAATCGGCCACGCGGCGACGCGTGAATGGCTTGTCGATGCGCGGGCGGTTCCGGCTGCTCGCCCCCTGGACGCCCGGCACCGTGTGGCGGATCAACGTCGGCCAGCCGAGCGATTTTCAGTTGCATTTGTGGGCCGGCCAGCAAGGGGTAACGCTCGACTATTTCGAGAAGCCGTACCTGGGCTGGGCGGCGTACCAGGCGACGCGTGGCGGCGCGCAACCGACGCCCGACGCATTGTCGCTTACCACGCACGACGAGCAGCGCTACGCGCGCCTGGGGCGCGGCGTGGTCGAGCTGCGGTATCAAGCGGCTCACATCGTCCTGTCGCGCGGCCAGATTCCCCTGCTGATCGTGCCGCTGGCCGAAGCTCCGCAAGAGGTGATCCTGGACAGCGGCAAGGACACCGCCTTCTTGGCCGGCATGGAGCTACTGCGCAGCGAGCCATTCTCGTTCACCGTTCCCACGCCGCGCACGGTCGTGGCGACGCCACAAGAGCGCGACTGGCAAACGTCGCTCCCGCAAGGGGCCATTTGGAGCCCCGCGCCCAATGGCACGTTGTCGCTGACGGCGACGAATCCCGATCGCGACGTCCGGGCCTGGTTCCCCGTCGATGTAACTAGGCCCACCGAGTTCCTATTCCGAATCGAGTCGTCGACACCGCAGACGGCCGTTTACCTGGGCGACACCGACGGCAAGCCGCGCGTGGGCGTGGCGTTCGTGGCGGCCCAGAACTCGCGCGGGCACGCCTACACGTTCACGCGCTCGCTCGATTCACGCAACGAGTTGAAGTTCAACCGGGACAAGACGCCAATCCAAACCTGGACGGCGCGGCCGTTCTGGTTGCGGCTGGCCGTGGCCGGTGGCGCGGTGCGCTGTGCCATCAGCGAGGACGGCCAAACCTGGACCCGGATGTTCGAGCCAATCCGCGAGCCGCAAGGGCGCATCGCCAGCGTCGGGCTGTACGGCAACTCGGGCAAGGGGCAACGCCAACTCGTCGTGCGCAGCATCGAGTTGGCCCGCCCGCCGACGCTTAATTTGTTCGTCGAAGCTGACATATTGGACCAGGTTCGTAAGTCGGCACCCACGCAGGGAACGCTCGACGCTTGGCTCAAGACGGTTCTCGCGGCCCGACCCAAGAATGTGGCCGCCGAGGCGTGGACTGCGGCCTGCGCCGTCGAGGCGCTAGCCGCCGGCGCGGATGGCGTGCTGGGCTCCGGCCTGGCCAATGGGCTGCTCGAAGCGGTCGAAACCTCGGCTTTATCTGAAGACGACCGGGTGCGGCAACTCGACGCGCTGGGCGGGCTGATCGACCTCAGCATGGGCGTGCTGAGCAACAAGTGGATCGACACGTACACTGCCGTCGCCCTGGCCGCCGGTGAAGATCGGGTCCGTAGCCCGTACGACTTGATCGAGCCGTCGTTGATCGGCACGTCGAGCGTGGCCGTCAGCACGCAAAGCTTTTTCATCGACCGCTTGCTCCGCCGTCAGCTCATCGAGCTGGTCATGCGTGACGACTGGAACCTAGTTCACCAGTTCTGCCGCCAACTCCATTTTTTTGGCGGGCGAAGCTACAGCGACGGCGCGCGGGGGCACCCCGAAGATCGCCTGCCTTTGGAACGCGAGCAGACCATGCGTCTGGCCGATTGGGCCGCGGCACTTGCTGTTCGCAACCTGCCCGAGGATCAGCTTCACGAGCAGCGTCCCCCGACCGCGGTGCCCACCCAATGGCGTCATCCGCTGGTCGAGCAACTGGGCAAGGAAAGCTTCAACGTGCTGGCCGATTTTGAAGCGGCCGTCAGCGGCGGCGCGCTGAAGGATGCGTGCCAAGTGCTGAACCATCTGACGTTGGGCCAGCTTGACGGTCTGATTCCGCGCAAGCGCGATCCCGATTGGCTGACGCCGCTCCCTGAAGCGGTGGCCGCCATCATGCGCGACGAACCAGGCTTACGCCAGACGATGGAACAAGAGTTCGGCTCGGTGGCTCAGTTACGATTTCGCCAGGCCGCCAACGAAGCCGACGCCGAGACGGTCGCCCTGGTGGCCTTGCAATTCCCCGGCACCACGGCGGCGGCCGAGGCGCACCTTTGGCTCGGAGATCGCGCACTGGCCGCCGGAGACGCTCAGCAAGCGGCGCGCTACTATCAACTGGCCGACAACGAATCGCTCGCCATGCGACGCAACGATTTGCGGTGGCGGCGCGAGCTGGCGACCGCGGCGCTCGGCCAGCCGACGCCATCGCTGCCGTCTGCGCCGTTGACGCTGGGGGATGAGTCGATGTCGCCCGAGGAAGCGGCACGGCTGGTGGCGCAATTGCGGCGGGCCGCACCCAGCCCCGACGTTTCGGGAAGCGTGACGGCCGCGCGGCGCAAAGAATTGGCCGTGCCCGGGCCGTTTGCTTGCCGAGCCGAGAACCTGCACAAGCTCGAAGGCTCGGTCGGCGATAAGCCCGAGCAGATGTCGCGCGTCGATATCGATGGTTTCGGTTGGCAACTGGCCACAACGCAAGTTGACGATCGCCTGCTGGTCAGCAATCGATTCCAGATTTCAGCGTACGATCTGGAGAAAGGGACGCGACTCTGGACCGCGCCGTCGACTTCGCCCGGCAGCGCGGCGGCACATCTGTTGACCGCCATGAAACCGGCGGTGCGTGGCAACCAGGTCTTTGCGCGCCGGCTCACCACCGGCGGCGCCGACGTGGTGTGCCTGGACTTAAGCGACGGCCACCCGCTCTGGAAGACCCCCGACACGATCCAGCCAGTCAGCGATCCGTTCCCCGTCGGTTCGAGCGTCGTGCTGGTCACCGCGGCCTGGCCCCAGGCCGATACGGTGCAACTCTCGCTGACAAGGCTAAACGCTCAATCGGGCAATGTCGAGGCCGAGTGGCCGCTGCTGCAATTGCGCGACGTGTGGAAGCGCGAGACGCCGTGCCACGCCGCGCGGCGTGACGACTTGCTGGTGGTAGCGACCGGGGGCGTGGTGGTGGCCACGACGCTCGATGGCCAGTTGCGCTGGCTGCGCCGCCAGGCTTGGACCGGCGGCATGCTGGACAACAAAACGCAAACCTGGCGAGCCCAGCCGCCGTTGATCGTCGGCGATCGGGTGATTGTTTCGCAGCCCGGCGTGCCGCTGGTCAGTTGCTTTGACCTCCCCACCGGCGAGCGGCACTGGCAGCGCGTCGAGTTCGAGACGCTTGAGTACCTGACGCTTACTGACAAGACGACGTTGATCCGCACCCGCGATCGCCTGCTCGCCGTCGCCAACGACTCGGGCGACTTGCAATGGCAGCGGACGATCGCACCCGAGTCGGGGGCCGCGCTGGTCGACGCGCGACGCATCCTGCTCGCGCAGCCCGGACTGGTCGACAAGGCGCGCGTCACGCTCACCTGGTTCGACGCTGGATCGGGACAAAGCCTGGCCGCGATGACGCTCAACGAGTTGACGGGTCAGCGGCCGACGTGCGGCGCGCTGGTCGCGTTGCGTGGAAGACTGTGGGGGCTGGTGGCGGGCGAGCGGCGCGACCCCTATCGCTCGCTCGCCGAAATGAAACGGGCCGAGGACGTGGCCTTGCAGCCTGGTTCGCCGTTGCCGGCGTCCTGGGTGGCCGAAATCCAGCGGACCAGCGACAAATCGAAGCAAAAATAA
- a CDS encoding terpene cyclase/mutase family protein, translating to MVRQVGLWLAALALVVGHAGRARAEGDWEVTPASQAALERGLKWLARHQGPQGNWNSENLGLVAMGALAFMADGHAPGRGQYGEVVERALDYILKSAKPSGLLNVAGPQRDMYNHGLSCFVLGQAHGMMSDPRISPALDRALKLIANTQCDDGGWEYQAQRRPRGHDLSLAVMQAKALRSAVDSGLEVPPEVIESAIKSVRRHYRPSVDGDRSKLDEQAMQRVPGQFTYTGNDRGTLAMAACGVVCLQEFGQYDDWRIGKNVEVISKAIKDMKSVKPNGEGPFDSYTTYYVGQAIYQVGGETWSKLYPPLRDALVASQVAGKDPNSDGCWSDNRRVGGEEGKLYATAVSCFVLAMPNRYLPILQEGRIDTLQKRFGQP from the coding sequence ATGGTCCGCCAGGTTGGGCTTTGGCTCGCGGCCTTGGCATTGGTCGTTGGCCACGCTGGTCGGGCGCGCGCCGAGGGAGACTGGGAAGTCACGCCGGCCAGCCAGGCCGCGCTCGAGCGGGGCTTGAAATGGCTGGCGCGTCATCAGGGGCCGCAGGGGAATTGGAATTCCGAGAACCTGGGGTTGGTGGCGATGGGGGCGTTGGCCTTTATGGCCGATGGCCACGCGCCGGGACGCGGACAGTACGGCGAGGTCGTCGAACGGGCGCTTGATTACATCTTGAAAAGCGCCAAGCCGTCGGGTCTGCTCAACGTGGCGGGGCCGCAGCGCGACATGTACAACCACGGCCTGTCGTGCTTTGTGCTGGGCCAGGCGCACGGCATGATGAGCGATCCGCGAATCAGCCCGGCGCTCGATCGGGCGTTGAAGCTGATTGCCAACACGCAATGCGACGACGGGGGCTGGGAATACCAGGCCCAGCGCCGTCCGCGGGGTCACGACCTGAGCCTGGCGGTGATGCAGGCCAAGGCGCTGCGCAGCGCGGTGGACAGCGGCCTGGAAGTTCCTCCCGAGGTGATCGAGTCAGCCATCAAGAGCGTGCGCCGCCACTATCGCCCCTCGGTCGACGGAGATCGCTCGAAGCTCGACGAGCAGGCCATGCAGCGCGTGCCGGGACAATTCACGTACACCGGCAACGACCGTGGCACGCTGGCCATGGCGGCATGCGGCGTGGTCTGCCTGCAAGAATTTGGCCAGTACGACGACTGGCGCATAGGCAAAAACGTCGAGGTGATCTCGAAAGCGATCAAGGACATGAAGTCGGTGAAGCCGAACGGCGAAGGCCCCTTTGACTCGTACACCACCTATTACGTTGGCCAGGCGATTTACCAGGTGGGTGGCGAGACGTGGAGCAAGCTTTACCCGCCGCTGCGCGACGCGCTGGTGGCCAGTCAGGTTGCCGGCAAGGATCCGAACAGCGACGGCTGCTGGAGCGACAATCGCCGCGTCGGTGGCGAAGAGGGAAAGCTCTACGCCACCGCGGTCTCGTGCTTTGTGCTGGCCATGCCGAACCGCTATCTGCCCATCCTCCAAGAAGGTCGCATCGACACCTTGCAAAAGCGCTTTGGCCAACCGTAA
- a CDS encoding BatA domain-containing protein, with translation MISFPAGGLAFAAAGALAALVPVIIHLLHRRKYRVVSWGAMEFLREAMSSQRRMLQLRDLLLLALRSSCLLLIGLGLSRAQCTPTASAVATGGPIHAVLLVDNSLSMGYQRVDGTLLDDARQRARGLIDRLPAESLISVIPFASDPADYSADPYRTKDDALAALDLIEPVDRTASSNLLVEAALRACQRGTELPGKRMVLFSDLQAVNWPSDLPVKELSAHGDLQVVSLAAEHLDNAWVADVRVQDGVADVETATEFVAAIRYEGTNPRRNVQVTLAVDGTPVESQTVDLEPGQRREVTFTHRFDVSVEAGHATYVSATVELTPDRLAGDDARSLAIPVVASLPVVFIDNLGDQEDPAQGRFGETYRLRRLLAPGSKRDAARHAVRIRHVRVEEVDRELLEDARLVVIAGVEAPGPAVKLLREYVEQGGPLLVAAGADFDAASWHTQAWLDGRGILPLPLKGELIGHRPVDSNRPLTPFRLSTAGLEHPFFTIEDASTEELADLYREPLFFQAVAIDEKPAAFTSPAVTEKELKAAPPRWLLWAQNEADEPANAKDEQDSLRRQPRVLARYDNNQPFLVERRIGRGQALFVSTAIQSDWNTLTTCNAVLMFDRMMRDLLATTLPRHDFAAGEPIVLPIAPTQRTWQFRLYDAQGAEDALSVEALGERAYGIVLRGIMRRGLYKVVGLRDAADTATDWQFPLAVQGPERESELKPLKNEELLARLADMTVEVVPTDGEISIAAVGQSASALWTWLLALAGVGLIVELGVLGWPNRRPEARP, from the coding sequence ATGATCAGCTTTCCTGCCGGTGGATTGGCCTTTGCCGCGGCGGGCGCGCTTGCCGCGCTCGTGCCAGTGATCATCCATTTGCTCCATCGGCGCAAGTATCGCGTGGTGTCGTGGGGGGCGATGGAGTTTCTGCGCGAGGCGATGAGCAGCCAGCGGCGGATGCTGCAACTGCGCGATCTGCTGCTGCTGGCGTTGCGTTCAAGCTGCCTGTTGTTGATCGGTCTGGGTCTGTCCCGCGCGCAATGCACGCCGACCGCTTCGGCCGTGGCGACCGGCGGGCCGATTCACGCCGTGCTGCTCGTGGACAACAGTCTGAGCATGGGCTATCAGCGCGTCGATGGCACGCTGCTGGACGACGCCCGGCAGCGGGCACGCGGCTTGATCGATCGCTTGCCCGCCGAAAGCCTGATCAGCGTGATCCCCTTTGCCAGCGATCCGGCGGACTACAGCGCCGACCCTTACCGGACCAAGGATGACGCGTTGGCGGCGCTCGACCTGATTGAACCGGTCGATCGAACCGCGTCGAGCAATCTGCTGGTCGAAGCGGCGCTGCGGGCCTGTCAGCGCGGGACCGAGTTGCCCGGCAAGCGGATGGTGCTGTTCAGCGATCTGCAAGCGGTCAACTGGCCCAGCGACCTGCCCGTCAAGGAACTGTCGGCCCACGGCGATCTGCAAGTGGTGTCACTGGCGGCGGAGCACCTGGACAACGCCTGGGTGGCCGACGTCCGCGTGCAAGACGGCGTGGCTGACGTCGAAACCGCGACTGAGTTCGTGGCCGCCATCCGTTACGAAGGGACAAACCCGCGGCGCAACGTGCAGGTCACCCTGGCTGTCGATGGCACGCCCGTCGAAAGTCAGACGGTCGATCTCGAACCGGGCCAGCGGCGCGAAGTGACCTTCACGCACCGATTTGACGTCAGCGTCGAAGCGGGCCACGCCACGTACGTCTCGGCCACGGTGGAACTGACACCCGATCGTCTGGCCGGCGACGATGCCCGCTCGCTGGCGATTCCGGTCGTGGCCAGCTTGCCCGTCGTGTTCATCGACAACCTTGGCGATCAGGAAGACCCGGCGCAAGGTCGATTCGGCGAGACGTATCGCCTGCGCCGGTTGCTCGCCCCCGGCAGCAAGCGCGACGCCGCCCGGCACGCCGTGCGGATACGGCACGTGCGGGTCGAAGAGGTCGATCGCGAGCTGCTCGAAGACGCCCGACTAGTGGTGATCGCCGGCGTCGAAGCGCCCGGCCCGGCCGTGAAGCTGCTGCGCGAGTATGTCGAGCAAGGGGGGCCGCTGCTCGTCGCCGCCGGTGCCGATTTCGACGCGGCAAGTTGGCACACGCAGGCCTGGCTCGATGGCCGCGGCATTCTGCCATTGCCGCTGAAGGGAGAATTGATCGGCCACCGGCCGGTCGACTCGAACAGGCCGCTGACGCCGTTCCGGTTATCGACCGCCGGGCTGGAGCATCCGTTCTTCACGATCGAGGATGCCTCGACCGAGGAGTTGGCCGATTTGTACCGCGAGCCGCTGTTCTTTCAGGCGGTGGCGATCGACGAAAAGCCGGCCGCGTTTACATCACCCGCGGTGACTGAGAAAGAGCTAAAAGCCGCGCCGCCGCGCTGGCTTCTCTGGGCGCAAAACGAAGCGGATGAGCCCGCCAACGCCAAGGATGAGCAAGATTCGCTCCGGCGTCAGCCGCGCGTGCTGGCGCGTTATGACAACAATCAGCCCTTCCTGGTCGAGCGCCGCATCGGGCGTGGCCAGGCGCTGTTCGTTTCGACCGCGATCCAGTCCGATTGGAACACGCTAACGACGTGCAACGCGGTGTTGATGTTCGACCGGATGATGCGCGACCTGCTGGCTACCACTTTGCCGCGTCACGACTTCGCGGCCGGCGAACCGATCGTCCTGCCCATCGCGCCGACGCAGCGCACCTGGCAGTTCCGACTTTACGACGCGCAAGGAGCCGAAGACGCCCTGAGCGTCGAAGCCCTCGGCGAGCGGGCTTATGGCATTGTCTTGCGCGGCATCATGCGGCGCGGGCTATACAAAGTCGTGGGCCTGCGCGACGCCGCCGACACGGCGACCGATTGGCAGTTCCCGCTGGCGGTGCAGGGGCCCGAACGTGAAAGCGAACTGAAGCCGCTCAAGAACGAAGAACTGTTGGCCCGGCTCGCTGACATGACGGTCGAGGTGGTGCCAACCGACGGCGAGATCAGCATTGCCGCGGTCGGACAGTCGGCCAGCGCGCTATGGACCTGGCTGTTGGCACTGGCTGGGGTGGGATTGATCGTCGAGTTGGGCGTCTTGGGCTGGCCGAATCGCCGGCCGGAGGCGCGCCCATGA
- a CDS encoding MoxR family ATPase, translating to MLTEQDDIAAVQACEKMYQRIRQELGKSIVGQDEVIEQVLVSIFARGHALLEGVPGLAKTLLVNSLAQVLDLTFKRIQFTPDLMPSDVTGTDIIQENSVTRTREYQFLPGPLFANMILADEINRTPPKTQAAMLEAMQERQITVGNKVHILPSPFFVLATQNPLEQEGTYPLPEAQLDRFLLYIRLQYPSGADEWEIARRVTGGSLKPLEPVASADEILAVQELVTRVPISDHVLGFAWALVRASRPTMPEAPDFVNQWVSWGAGPRGLLTLVSCAKARAVLYGRYHATVGDVQAMARPALRHRLATNYAAQAAGVNVEQIIETLMEAVPASRTYERPAE from the coding sequence ATGTTGACGGAACAAGATGACATTGCCGCGGTACAGGCTTGCGAAAAGATGTACCAGCGCATCCGGCAAGAACTCGGCAAGAGCATTGTCGGCCAGGATGAAGTGATCGAGCAAGTGCTGGTCTCGATCTTCGCCCGCGGCCACGCGCTGCTCGAAGGGGTGCCGGGGCTGGCCAAGACACTGCTGGTAAACTCGCTGGCCCAGGTGCTCGACCTGACGTTCAAGCGCATTCAGTTCACGCCCGACCTGATGCCCAGCGACGTGACCGGCACCGACATCATTCAAGAGAACTCGGTCACGCGGACGCGCGAGTACCAGTTCCTGCCGGGTCCGTTGTTCGCCAACATGATCCTGGCCGACGAAATCAATCGCACGCCGCCGAAAACGCAGGCCGCGATGCTCGAAGCCATGCAAGAACGGCAGATCACCGTCGGCAACAAGGTGCATATCCTGCCGTCGCCGTTCTTCGTGCTGGCCACGCAGAACCCGTTGGAGCAGGAAGGAACCTATCCGTTGCCCGAGGCGCAGCTCGACCGGTTCTTGCTCTACATCCGCTTGCAATACCCCAGCGGCGCCGACGAGTGGGAGATCGCGCGGCGCGTGACCGGCGGCAGCCTGAAGCCGCTCGAACCGGTCGCTTCGGCCGATGAGATCCTGGCCGTGCAAGAGCTGGTGACGCGCGTGCCGATCAGCGATCATGTACTCGGGTTCGCCTGGGCACTGGTCCGCGCCTCGCGCCCCACCATGCCCGAGGCCCCTGACTTTGTGAACCAATGGGTCAGTTGGGGGGCCGGGCCACGCGGCTTGCTGACGTTGGTTTCGTGCGCCAAGGCGCGGGCGGTGCTGTACGGTCGCTATCACGCCACGGTCGGCGACGTGCAGGCAATGGCGCGGCCGGCGCTGCGACATCGGCTGGCGACCAACTATGCCGCCCAGGCCGCCGGCGTGAACGTCGAGCAGATCATCGAGACGCTGATGGAAGCGGTCCCCGCTTCGCGCACCTACGAGCGACCCGCGGAGTAG
- a CDS encoding DUF58 domain-containing protein has protein sequence MSATVLSRYLDADVLSRIANRRIEPRGLVLGNLAGSHRSPLAGFAVEFAGHREYVRGDDPRHIDWRLFYRRDKYFIKQYEMETNLVCHLLLDHSASMRYGEGDEQKLRYAARLVATLGHAIAQQRDKVSLGTFDERVTGHVPPGNSMAQIVRMTEHLDRSEPKQKTRLAESLVELCQRTGRREIVIIFSDFFGDLAALEPVLQRYRFQQHEVVLFQVMHHDELHFEFEGMVKFIGLEAADEMLTQPEELRRSYLQAMQRFNTQLDELCRRNRIERVLVDTRRELAGVLIDYLNQRAGLRRH, from the coding sequence ATGTCGGCGACTGTCTTATCGCGCTATCTCGATGCCGACGTGCTGAGCCGCATCGCCAACCGGCGGATCGAGCCGCGGGGGTTGGTGCTGGGGAACCTGGCGGGCTCGCATCGCTCGCCGCTGGCAGGGTTTGCCGTCGAGTTCGCCGGGCATCGCGAGTACGTGCGCGGCGACGATCCGCGGCACATCGATTGGCGGCTCTTTTATCGCCGCGACAAGTACTTCATCAAACAGTACGAGATGGAGACCAACCTGGTCTGCCATCTGCTGCTGGACCATAGCGCATCAATGCGCTATGGCGAAGGCGACGAGCAAAAGCTGCGCTACGCGGCCCGTTTGGTGGCGACGCTGGGACACGCGATTGCCCAGCAGCGCGACAAGGTCTCGCTTGGCACGTTCGACGAACGTGTGACGGGGCACGTGCCGCCGGGCAACTCGATGGCTCAGATCGTGCGGATGACCGAGCACCTCGATCGGAGCGAACCAAAACAAAAGACGCGGCTGGCCGAAAGCCTGGTCGAACTCTGCCAGCGCACCGGACGGCGCGAGATCGTGATAATCTTCAGCGACTTCTTCGGCGACCTGGCCGCGCTGGAACCGGTGCTACAGCGATACCGCTTTCAACAACACGAAGTGGTGCTGTTCCAGGTGATGCACCACGATGAGCTGCACTTCGAATTCGAGGGAATGGTCAAGTTTATCGGCCTGGAAGCGGCCGACGAGATGCTGACCCAACCCGAGGAATTACGACGCAGTTACCTGCAAGCGATGCAGCGGTTCAACACGCAACTCGATGAACTGTGCCGGCGTAATCGGATCGAGCGAGTGCTAGTCGACACGCGGCGCGAACTGGCTGGGGTGCTGATCGATTATCTGAACCAGCGCGCCGGCCTGCGCCGGCATTGA